GTTGACATGGTGAATTTTTTTAATGGCATAACTTTTAATAATTTTATAAATTCTTTAATAAAGATAGATGATGAAGATAAAAAAACAATGTTTCATTTAATTGAATTTTTGAGCAAACTACTAAAAAACAAAATTATTAAATATGAGGTTATATCTCTATGATTGAAATACATAATTTAAAAAAAACGTATAATTCTTCATTTTCCAAAATAGAAGCACTAAAAAATATTAGTTTTAAACTTGAAAATGGAGACATATTAGGCATATTGGGTCCTAATGGTGCAGGTAAATCTACATTAATAAAAATTTTGTCAACAGTAGTTGATAAGGATTCTGGCGAAATTTTAATAGATAACTGTAGTATTGATAATTCAAATGAATATAGAAAAAAATTTACTGTTGTAATGCAAGATACTAGTATAGAATCTTGGCTGAGCGTAGAAGAAAATCTAAAAGTATATGGCAAATTTTATGGGATTTCGAAAAAAAAATTGCCTTATGCAATAAATGATGTTGTTAATTTATTCAATCTTAACAAATATAGAAAGAAAAAAGCATCAGAATTAAGCGGTGGATTCAGAAAAAGGTTACAGCTCGCCAAAAGTTTTTTAGTAAATACTCCTATAATGATGTTTGATGAACCCACGGTAGGTCTTGATCCATTTGTAAAACTTAAAGTTATAGAATCCTTGAAGAAAAAATCATTAGATGGGAAAACTATAATTTTCACAACTCAAATACTAAGTGAGGTAGAATCCCTTTGTAACAAAGTTATGATATTATCTGAAGGTACAATTCTATCAAAAGGACATATAGATGA
The Clostridium felsineum DSM 794 DNA segment above includes these coding regions:
- a CDS encoding ABC transporter ATP-binding protein, which gives rise to MIEIHNLKKTYNSSFSKIEALKNISFKLENGDILGILGPNGAGKSTLIKILSTVVDKDSGEILIDNCSIDNSNEYRKKFTVVMQDTSIESWLSVEENLKVYGKFYGISKKKLPYAINDVVNLFNLNKYRKKKASELSGGFRKRLQLAKSFLVNTPIMMFDEPTVGLDPFVKLKVIESLKKKSLDGKTIIFTTQILSEVESLCNKVMILSEGTILSKGHIDDIKEKFEFKKKLIFQFENLTDELYKKALTICKNKFIKRKSDSILFDLSMKNKNDKILIHKLLDTLNPISISVKEPTFEEIFIDIVKEKL